The following proteins come from a genomic window of Yinghuangia sp. ASG 101:
- a CDS encoding cystathionine gamma-synthase has product MSAAQSAPGGTPQDAPRDDIAHGFETRAIHAGQEPDPHTGAVVPPIYQVSTYKQDGVGGLRGGYEYSRSGNPTRTALEECLASLEAGARGLAFASGLAAEDCLLRTVCVPGDHVVIPDDAYGGTFRLFANVSERWGLGWTPAASGDAEAVRAAVVPGRTKVIWCETPSNPLLGVADIAVLADIAHDAGALLVVDNTFASPYLQQPLSLGADVVVHSTTKYMGGHSDVVGGALVAADAGLGEKLAYHQNAMGAVAGPFDAWLTLRGIRTLGVRMDRHCANAERVVGLLRGHSGVSEVLYPGLPGHPGHDVAVKQMKAYGGMVSFRVAGGESEAVEVCGRTRLFTLAESLGGVESLIEHPGRMTHASAAGSALEVPGDLVRLSVGIETADDLLADLEQALR; this is encoded by the coding sequence ATGAGCGCAGCGCAATCCGCCCCCGGCGGCACCCCGCAGGACGCCCCGCGCGACGACATCGCGCACGGTTTCGAGACGCGTGCGATCCACGCCGGCCAGGAGCCCGACCCCCACACCGGCGCGGTCGTCCCCCCGATCTACCAGGTCTCCACCTACAAGCAGGACGGCGTCGGCGGTCTGCGCGGCGGCTACGAGTACAGCCGTTCCGGGAACCCGACGCGCACCGCGCTGGAGGAGTGCCTCGCCTCGCTGGAGGCGGGCGCGCGCGGGCTGGCGTTCGCGTCCGGGCTCGCCGCGGAGGACTGCCTGCTGCGTACGGTCTGCGTGCCCGGCGACCACGTGGTGATCCCGGACGACGCGTACGGCGGCACCTTCCGCCTCTTCGCCAACGTGTCCGAGCGGTGGGGCCTCGGCTGGACCCCGGCGGCGTCCGGCGACGCGGAGGCCGTGCGCGCGGCGGTCGTGCCGGGCAGGACCAAGGTCATCTGGTGCGAGACGCCCAGCAACCCGCTGCTCGGGGTCGCCGACATCGCGGTGCTCGCGGACATCGCCCACGACGCGGGCGCGCTGCTGGTGGTCGACAACACGTTCGCGTCGCCGTACCTCCAGCAGCCGCTGAGCCTGGGGGCCGACGTGGTCGTGCACTCGACCACGAAGTACATGGGCGGTCACTCGGACGTCGTCGGCGGGGCGCTCGTCGCGGCCGACGCCGGGCTCGGCGAGAAGCTGGCCTACCACCAGAACGCGATGGGCGCGGTGGCCGGGCCGTTCGACGCGTGGCTGACGCTGCGCGGCATCCGCACCCTCGGCGTGCGCATGGACCGGCACTGCGCGAACGCCGAGCGCGTCGTCGGGCTGTTGCGGGGCCACTCGGGCGTGTCCGAGGTGCTGTACCCGGGGCTGCCCGGGCACCCGGGCCACGACGTCGCGGTGAAGCAGATGAAGGCGTACGGCGGGATGGTGTCGTTCCGGGTGGCCGGCGGCGAGTCCGAGGCCGTCGAGGTCTGCGGCCGGACCCGGTTGTTCACCCTCGCCGAGTCGCTGGGCGGCGTCGAGTCGCTGATCGAGCACCCGGGGCGCATGACCCACGCGTCGGCGGCGGGCTCGGCCCTCGAGGTGCCCGGCGACCTGGTGCGGCTGTCGGTCGGCATCGAGACGGCCGACGACCTGCTCGCCGACCTGGAGCAGGCGCTGCGCTGA
- the ilvA gene encoding threonine ammonia-lyase produces MSSLSPKPDSSRQSLSKTDKPSEGTRPVSLDDIRVARKLLDGVARTTPLEGCRALTERIGGPVYLKCENLQRTGSFKIRGAYVRIAGLSEDERARGVVAASAGNHAQGVALAARLLGVGSTVFMPVGAPLPKIAATRGYGAEVLLEGSTVEDCLVAARAYAEKTGAVFIHPFDHPDIVAGQGTVGLEILEQCPEVRTILVGTGGGGLLAGIATAVKSLRPDVKVIGVQAASAAAYPPSLAAGEPVALPSVTTMADGIAVGRPGDVPFSLISELADGVRTVGEESLSQALLLCMERAKLVVEPAGAASVAALLEAGGSQSYVTIEPPVVAVLSGGNVDPLLMLRVLRHGLAASGRYLSLRVRIPDRPGALATLLGELASTDANVGNVTHVRTDASLQLGEVEVELQLETKGVEHCHEVMAAMTVAGYPVSEA; encoded by the coding sequence ATGAGCTCGCTCTCTCCTAAACCGGACTCTTCTCGTCAGTCACTGTCAAAAACCGACAAACCCAGTGAAGGCACCAGGCCGGTTTCCCTGGACGACATCCGTGTCGCCCGCAAACTCCTCGACGGCGTCGCCCGGACCACCCCCCTGGAAGGCTGCCGCGCCCTGACCGAGCGCATCGGCGGCCCCGTCTACCTCAAGTGCGAGAACCTGCAGCGCACCGGCTCGTTCAAGATCCGGGGCGCGTACGTGCGCATCGCCGGGCTCTCCGAGGACGAACGAGCCCGGGGCGTCGTCGCGGCCAGTGCCGGCAACCACGCGCAGGGTGTGGCGCTCGCGGCCCGGCTGCTCGGCGTCGGGTCGACGGTGTTCATGCCGGTGGGCGCGCCGCTGCCGAAGATCGCCGCGACCCGGGGCTACGGCGCCGAGGTGCTGCTGGAGGGCAGCACGGTCGAAGACTGCCTGGTGGCGGCGAGGGCGTACGCGGAGAAGACCGGCGCCGTCTTCATCCACCCCTTCGACCACCCCGACATCGTCGCGGGCCAGGGGACGGTGGGGCTGGAGATCCTCGAACAGTGCCCGGAAGTCCGGACGATCCTGGTCGGCACGGGCGGCGGCGGCCTGCTCGCCGGGATCGCCACCGCGGTCAAGTCGCTGCGTCCCGACGTGAAGGTCATCGGCGTGCAGGCCGCGTCCGCCGCCGCCTACCCGCCCTCGCTGGCCGCCGGCGAGCCGGTCGCGCTGCCGTCGGTGACGACGATGGCCGACGGCATCGCGGTCGGCCGCCCCGGCGATGTGCCGTTCTCGCTGATCAGCGAACTCGCGGACGGGGTGCGGACGGTCGGCGAGGAGTCGCTGTCGCAGGCGCTGCTGCTGTGCATGGAGCGTGCGAAATTGGTGGTGGAGCCGGCGGGCGCGGCGTCGGTGGCGGCCCTGCTGGAGGCCGGCGGTTCACAGTCGTATGTCACCATCGAGCCGCCCGTGGTGGCGGTGCTGTCCGGCGGCAACGTCGACCCGCTGCTCATGCTGCGCGTGTTGCGGCACGGACTGGCGGCGTCCGGCCGCTACCTGTCGTTGCGCGTGCGCATCCCCGACCGGCCGGGCGCGCTGGCCACGTTGCTGGGCGAGTTGGCGAGCACCGACGCCAATGTCGGCAACGTGACCCACGTGCGCACGGACGCCTCCCTGCAACTCGGCGAGGTCGAGGTGGAACTCCAACTGGAGACCAAGGGCGTCGAGCACTGCCACGAGGTGATGGCGGCCATGACGGTCGCGGGTTACCCCGTCTCCGAGGCGTGA
- a CDS encoding ATP-binding cassette domain-containing protein: MQDAIVAEGLVKVFGEVRALDGVDLNVPTGTVLGLLGPNGAGKTTTVRVLTTLLTPDEGHATVAGFDVVRQPDQVRRSIGLSGQFAAVDEYLTGLENLRMVGELYQMGGRAAKARAHELLDWFNLAEAADRPAKTYSGGMRRRLDLAAALVVRPPVMFMDEPTTGLDPRNRLALWDVIQKLVEDGTTLLLTTQYLEEADHLAHDIIVVDHGQVIARGTADQLKAQTGGERVEVVVHDRGMIATASEVLGGFSREDVSIDRHTRRLTIPVQGGAKLLAEVIRELDQRGVEIDDIGLRRPTLDDVFIALTGHHAEGDDGDEHDDDHEKTEGGADGRAARDTRKDGRR, translated from the coding sequence ATGCAGGATGCGATCGTCGCCGAAGGCCTGGTGAAGGTTTTCGGTGAGGTACGGGCGCTGGACGGGGTGGACCTGAACGTGCCCACCGGAACGGTGTTGGGACTGCTCGGGCCGAACGGCGCCGGCAAGACCACGACCGTGCGTGTGCTGACCACACTGCTGACCCCGGACGAGGGGCACGCGACCGTGGCCGGCTTCGACGTCGTCAGGCAGCCCGACCAGGTACGCAGGTCGATCGGGCTCTCCGGCCAGTTCGCGGCCGTCGACGAGTATCTGACCGGGCTCGAGAACCTCCGGATGGTCGGCGAGCTGTACCAGATGGGCGGGCGCGCGGCGAAGGCCCGCGCGCACGAGCTGCTGGACTGGTTCAACCTCGCCGAGGCCGCCGACCGCCCGGCGAAGACGTATTCCGGCGGTATGCGCCGCCGCCTCGACCTCGCCGCGGCGCTCGTCGTACGGCCGCCGGTGATGTTCATGGACGAGCCGACCACCGGGCTCGACCCGCGCAACCGGCTCGCGCTGTGGGACGTCATCCAGAAGCTGGTCGAGGACGGCACCACGCTGCTCCTGACCACGCAGTATCTGGAGGAGGCCGACCACCTCGCGCACGACATCATCGTCGTCGACCACGGCCAGGTGATCGCCCGGGGCACCGCCGACCAGCTCAAGGCCCAGACGGGCGGCGAACGCGTCGAGGTCGTGGTGCACGACCGGGGCATGATCGCCACCGCGTCCGAGGTGCTGGGCGGTTTCAGCCGGGAGGACGTCAGTATCGACCGGCACACCCGCAGGCTGACCATCCCGGTGCAGGGCGGCGCGAAACTGCTCGCCGAGGTCATCCGCGAGTTGGATCAGCGCGGCGTCGAGATCGACGACATCGGGCTGCGGCGCCCCACGCTGGACGACGTCTTCATCGCGCTGACCGGCCACCACGCCGAGGGCGACGACGGCGACGAGCACGACGACGACCACGAGAAGACCGAGGGCGGAGCCGACGGCCGGGCCGCACGCGACACCCGGAAGGACGGCCGCCGATGA
- the greA gene encoding transcription elongation factor GreA, producing the protein MTQTSENVTWLTQEAYDRLTAELEHLSGPGRVELAAKIEEARQEGDLKENAGYHAAKEEQGKQELRIRQLKGLLANAQVGVAPADNGVVEQGMVVTVAFDGDKDDTMTFLLGSREDTGDIEIYSPASPLGTAINGKKVGDTGSYELPNGKMMDVEILDAKPYTG; encoded by the coding sequence ATGACCCAGACCAGCGAAAACGTCACCTGGCTCACCCAAGAGGCGTACGACCGGCTGACCGCCGAGCTGGAGCATCTCTCGGGTCCCGGCCGCGTCGAACTGGCTGCCAAGATCGAGGAAGCCCGCCAGGAGGGCGACCTCAAGGAGAACGCCGGCTACCACGCGGCCAAGGAGGAACAGGGCAAGCAGGAACTGCGGATCCGCCAGCTCAAGGGCCTCTTGGCCAACGCCCAGGTCGGTGTGGCGCCGGCGGACAACGGCGTGGTGGAGCAAGGCATGGTCGTCACGGTCGCGTTCGACGGCGACAAGGACGACACGATGACGTTCCTGCTGGGCTCCCGCGAGGACACCGGCGACATCGAGATCTACTCGCCCGCCTCGCCCCTGGGTACCGCGATCAACGGCAAGAAGGTGGGCGACACCGGCTCCTACGAGCTGCCCAACGGCAAGATGATGGACGTCGAGATCCTCGACGCCAAGCCGTACACCGGCTGA
- the mca gene encoding mycothiol conjugate amidase Mca codes for MSERLRLMAVHAHPDDESSKGAATMARYVREGAEVLVVTCTGGERGSVLNPRLQGDPDIEANIIEVRRKEMEAARAILGVEQAWLGFVDSGLPEGDPLPPLPDGCFAVQPVEKAAEPLVRLMREFRPHVVTTYDENGGYPHPDHIQTHKVSVAAFDAAGDPDAYRESGAPWQPLKLYYNQGISRSRVQALHDVMVARGIESPYGEWLERWGDRDERDITTRVPCAEYFGLRDQALIAHATQVDPDGFWFRVPLALQQEVWPTEDYELVRSLVDTDLPEDDLFAGIRATARI; via the coding sequence GTGAGTGAGCGGCTGAGGCTGATGGCGGTGCACGCGCACCCCGATGACGAGTCCAGCAAGGGCGCGGCGACGATGGCACGGTACGTCCGCGAGGGGGCCGAGGTGCTCGTGGTCACCTGTACCGGGGGTGAGCGCGGGTCCGTCCTCAATCCGAGGCTCCAGGGCGACCCGGACATCGAGGCGAACATCATCGAGGTGCGGCGCAAGGAGATGGAGGCGGCCCGCGCGATCCTCGGCGTCGAGCAGGCGTGGCTCGGATTCGTCGACTCGGGGCTGCCCGAGGGCGACCCGCTGCCGCCGCTGCCGGACGGCTGCTTCGCGGTGCAGCCGGTCGAGAAGGCCGCGGAGCCGCTGGTGCGGCTGATGCGCGAGTTCCGGCCGCACGTCGTGACCACGTATGACGAGAACGGCGGCTACCCGCACCCGGATCACATCCAGACGCACAAGGTGTCGGTCGCGGCGTTCGACGCGGCCGGCGACCCGGACGCGTACCGCGAGTCCGGGGCCCCGTGGCAGCCGCTGAAGCTGTACTACAACCAGGGCATCTCGCGCAGCCGCGTGCAGGCCCTGCACGACGTGATGGTCGCGCGCGGCATCGAGTCGCCGTACGGCGAATGGCTGGAGCGCTGGGGCGACCGCGACGAACGCGACATCACGACGCGGGTGCCGTGCGCGGAGTACTTCGGGCTGCGGGACCAGGCGCTGATCGCGCACGCGACGCAGGTCGACCCGGACGGATTCTGGTTCCGGGTGCCTCTCGCGCTGCAGCAGGAGGTCTGGCCGACGGAGGACTACGAGCTGGTGCGGTCGCTGGTGGACACGGATCTGCCGGAGGACGACCTGTTCGCGGGGATCCGCGCCACGGCGCGGATCTGA
- a CDS encoding ATP-binding protein, translated as MDTSAAGCARDLASAALADWGLSVLADDVRLCASELVGNAIVHPNWPVDVVCTSCRVTLRVALFAGGWLTLEVDDGDPGTPRMPDLGAAVPDTESNCGRGLWLVSVLADGLDWWAHPIGGKTVRAWFDLRRRDVRHRFGAEPVREGMGRG; from the coding sequence GTGGACACCTCGGCGGCGGGGTGTGCTCGGGATCTCGCGTCGGCGGCGTTGGCCGATTGGGGTTTGTCGGTCCTTGCCGACGATGTGCGGTTGTGTGCGTCGGAGTTGGTGGGCAACGCGATTGTTCATCCGAACTGGCCTGTCGACGTGGTGTGCACGTCGTGCCGGGTCACGTTGCGGGTGGCGTTGTTCGCGGGCGGGTGGCTGACCCTCGAAGTGGATGACGGCGATCCGGGGACGCCTCGTATGCCGGACCTGGGTGCGGCGGTTCCTGACACGGAGTCAAATTGCGGGCGCGGGTTGTGGCTGGTGTCGGTGTTGGCGGACGGCTTGGACTGGTGGGCGCATCCGATCGGCGGGAAGACCGTGCGGGCGTGGTTTGACCTGCGTCGTCGTGACGTGCGTCACCGGTTCGGAGCGGAGCCTGTACGAGAGGGGATGGGGCGTGGGTGA
- a CDS encoding MarR family winged helix-turn-helix transcriptional regulator — protein MTSDQAHPDAVYDRLQHQVALFARRAEQTRLAAVGGLRYTMDRAAYLLLGRLETGGPMGVKALAQAMSIDSSTVTRQVTPLVEQGYVDRVPNPDDGRAVLLRLSEMGRDRLHQVRSARVELMAEMVGDWSADDRERFADLLARFNKAMVRRQEARLAAHPPNTSSAAEPAEPVEPGEPVEPVERRVPGGE, from the coding sequence ATGACATCGGACCAGGCGCACCCCGACGCGGTGTACGACCGCCTGCAACACCAGGTCGCGTTGTTCGCGCGGCGCGCGGAACAGACGCGCCTGGCGGCCGTCGGCGGACTGCGCTACACCATGGACCGCGCCGCGTACCTTCTTCTCGGGCGGCTGGAGACCGGCGGGCCGATGGGGGTCAAGGCACTCGCCCAGGCGATGTCGATCGACTCGTCCACGGTGACGCGGCAGGTCACACCGCTGGTCGAGCAGGGGTATGTCGACCGGGTGCCGAATCCCGACGACGGTCGCGCGGTCCTGCTGCGTCTTTCCGAAATGGGGCGCGACCGCCTGCACCAAGTCCGCAGCGCACGCGTCGAGTTGATGGCGGAGATGGTCGGCGACTGGAGTGCGGACGACCGCGAGCGGTTCGCCGACCTGCTGGCCCGGTTCAACAAGGCGATGGTCCGGCGCCAGGAGGCCCGCCTCGCCGCACACCCGCCGAACACCTCCTCGGCCGCGGAACCGGCCGAGCCCGTCGAGCCGGGCGAGCCGGTCGAGCCCGTGGAACGCCGGGTCCCCGGGGGCGAGTGA
- a CDS encoding transcriptional regulator translates to MDDYLSPAALPPHVLDRDDMRTALRVRDFGAVFALAKKWGGISFQKIADACDIKAQRVGELARGQGEVTSLSKVEQITDAMRIPGEMVGLAPRPWERSSKPTVVTGTVIPAQQTTEEARPQAEIGLSYARSLTDTLATVASLGSSDVHRRSFLTNATFAVAALASPSRDWLLASLDQFDADKPRRVGPEQIDVMREAFGTFQEMDVIGGGGDTARRLVAQYLTEHVMPLVEQPQAPTVQQSLYEVASEQTYLAGWMAFDSGRHGLAERYLIQSLRLAQASGNRMLGAHVLAGLSDQATQLGYPEEGLNLARAGQHGLRGVHAPAALTDLYVLEARAHAVLGDVMAAVRAIGNAEQTYDTINHDNEPEWARFIDTAYVTGEIAASLRDMNDAGNAERFARESIAAAQQQKRNRRASLSQAVLAASHVQRGELEAATSAAHRALDLSDGIPSIRVTAAMEGLQGRLSGYEDQPEVQALMSRFRAV, encoded by the coding sequence ATGGACGACTACCTCTCACCGGCAGCCTTACCGCCGCACGTGCTTGATCGCGACGACATGCGAACCGCCTTACGCGTTCGCGACTTTGGCGCCGTGTTCGCTTTGGCCAAGAAGTGGGGCGGCATCAGCTTCCAGAAGATTGCCGATGCCTGCGACATCAAAGCCCAACGCGTCGGCGAACTGGCCAGAGGACAGGGCGAAGTCACCAGCCTCAGCAAGGTTGAGCAGATCACCGACGCGATGCGCATTCCAGGCGAGATGGTTGGTCTCGCTCCGCGCCCGTGGGAGCGCTCAAGCAAACCGACCGTCGTCACAGGAACGGTCATCCCCGCGCAGCAAACGACCGAAGAAGCCCGTCCGCAGGCTGAGATCGGACTTTCATACGCACGTTCGCTCACAGATACCCTGGCGACAGTAGCCAGCCTGGGGAGTAGCGACGTGCACCGACGATCATTCCTCACCAACGCCACATTCGCCGTGGCCGCTTTGGCATCACCGAGTAGGGATTGGCTGTTGGCCAGCCTCGACCAGTTCGACGCGGACAAGCCGCGCCGCGTAGGCCCCGAGCAGATCGACGTCATGCGCGAAGCGTTCGGCACCTTCCAAGAGATGGACGTCATCGGAGGGGGAGGCGACACCGCGCGCCGGCTTGTGGCCCAGTACCTCACCGAACACGTGATGCCGCTCGTCGAGCAGCCACAGGCGCCGACCGTGCAGCAGTCGTTGTACGAAGTCGCCAGCGAGCAGACATATTTGGCCGGATGGATGGCCTTCGACTCCGGCCGCCACGGACTTGCCGAGCGCTACCTGATTCAGTCCCTCAGGCTTGCTCAAGCATCGGGAAACCGCATGCTCGGAGCCCACGTACTCGCTGGACTCAGCGACCAGGCAACCCAGTTGGGATATCCGGAAGAAGGCTTGAACCTTGCGCGCGCGGGACAGCACGGCCTACGCGGAGTTCACGCCCCCGCCGCACTCACCGACCTTTACGTCTTGGAAGCCCGCGCACACGCTGTACTCGGCGACGTCATGGCCGCCGTACGCGCCATCGGCAACGCCGAGCAGACGTACGACACGATCAACCACGACAACGAACCCGAGTGGGCGCGCTTCATCGATACCGCCTACGTGACCGGCGAGATTGCCGCGAGCCTGCGTGACATGAACGACGCGGGCAACGCGGAACGGTTCGCCCGCGAATCGATCGCCGCCGCACAGCAACAGAAACGCAACCGCCGAGCCTCACTCAGCCAAGCCGTTCTAGCCGCCAGCCACGTACAACGCGGCGAGTTGGAGGCGGCGACGAGCGCCGCACACCGAGCACTCGATCTCTCGGACGGAATCCCGTCAATCCGCGTAACCGCCGCCATGGAGGGTCTACAGGGGCGCCTGAGCGGCTACGAGGACCAACCCGAAGTCCAAGCCCTAATGTCACGGTTCCGGGCTGTCTGA
- a CDS encoding DUF4307 domain-containing protein, giving the protein MSEISDAGGSAVADRPDRADRYGRRSPRGGKDRGLRIAFVVFLAVLVSGTVWFGLDHANRDVSASIPSYEVTSDQTVEARIEVRKDKDDVAVCILRSRSADGTEVGRKEVRIPAADSKTVTVVEVLRTTARPNTAELDGCRIL; this is encoded by the coding sequence GTGAGCGAGATCTCCGACGCGGGCGGCTCGGCCGTCGCCGATCGCCCCGACCGCGCCGACCGCTACGGCCGCCGCTCGCCCCGCGGCGGCAAGGACCGCGGTTTGCGCATCGCTTTCGTGGTCTTCCTGGCCGTGCTCGTCTCCGGGACCGTGTGGTTCGGTCTCGACCACGCCAACCGCGATGTCTCGGCGAGTATTCCGTCGTACGAGGTCACGTCGGACCAAACCGTCGAGGCCCGCATCGAGGTCCGCAAGGACAAGGACGACGTCGCGGTGTGCATCCTGCGGTCGCGCTCCGCGGACGGCACCGAGGTGGGGCGCAAGGAGGTCCGCATCCCGGCGGCGGACTCGAAGACGGTGACCGTGGTCGAGGTGCTGCGCACCACGGCTCGGCCCAATACCGCCGAGCTGGACGGCTGCCGGATCCTCTAG
- a CDS encoding ABC transporter permease, with amino-acid sequence MTSGSLAKDISPTAAAPKPRGGLVQSLHDSLVIARRNLIRMKRIPEIVIFGLIQPVMFVLLFAYVFGGSINVDGSTDPKAFREFLMAGIFAQTVSFATAGSSAGIAEDMTKGLIDRFRSLPMARGAVLTGRTIADLVQTAFTMAVLIVVALLVGWRVHEGIPKAIGAIALMLLLGYAFTWIGALIGLSVRSPEAATSAGIIWLFPLTFVSNAFVPTAGMPTWLQHIADWNPFSATVQAGRELFGNPGVSRSNAWPMEHPVLASLLWSLVIIAVFRTLAVRKYRSATA; translated from the coding sequence ATGACGTCCGGATCCCTGGCGAAGGACATTTCGCCCACCGCCGCCGCACCCAAGCCGCGCGGTGGCCTGGTGCAGTCCCTACACGACTCGCTCGTGATCGCCCGGCGCAATCTGATCCGCATGAAGCGGATCCCCGAAATCGTTATTTTCGGCCTGATTCAGCCGGTGATGTTCGTTTTGCTCTTCGCGTACGTGTTCGGCGGATCGATCAACGTCGACGGCTCGACGGACCCGAAGGCGTTCCGCGAGTTCCTGATGGCCGGCATCTTCGCGCAGACCGTCTCGTTCGCCACCGCGGGATCCAGTGCCGGTATCGCGGAGGACATGACCAAGGGCCTGATCGACCGGTTCCGGTCGCTGCCGATGGCCCGCGGCGCGGTGCTGACCGGCCGGACGATCGCCGACCTGGTGCAGACCGCCTTCACGATGGCGGTGCTGATCGTCGTGGCGCTCCTCGTCGGATGGCGCGTGCACGAAGGGATTCCCAAGGCGATCGGCGCGATCGCGCTGATGCTGCTGCTCGGCTACGCGTTCACCTGGATCGGCGCGCTCATCGGGCTGTCGGTCCGCAGCCCCGAGGCGGCGACGTCCGCGGGCATCATCTGGCTGTTCCCGCTGACCTTCGTGTCCAACGCGTTCGTGCCGACCGCGGGAATGCCCACGTGGTTGCAGCACATCGCCGACTGGAACCCGTTCAGCGCGACCGTGCAGGCCGGCCGCGAGTTGTTCGGCAACCCCGGCGTCTCGCGGTCGAACGCGTGGCCGATGGAGCACCCCGTGCTGGCCTCGCTGCTGTGGTCGCTCGTGATCATCGCCGTCTTCCGGACGCTGGCGGTACGCAAGTACCGCTCCGCGACCGCGTGA
- the msrA gene encoding peptide-methionine (S)-S-oxide reductase MsrA, translated as MLFNRATFNPRMPGPDEALKGRPERPFSVPASHTVLGNPLDGPYPAHLEVADFGLGCFWGAERKFWQTPGVWTTAVGYQGGTTPNPTYEEVCSGRTGHTEVVRVVFDPAQVSYETLLKVFWEAHDPTQGYRQGNDVGTQYRSAVYTHSPAQETTAKASRDAYQHVLTKALHNAITTEILPAPTFHFAEPYHQQYLDKNPNGYCGIGGTGVNLSDPGPDAWGSCPVGLTPTDG; from the coding sequence GTGCTCTTCAACCGCGCCACGTTCAATCCGCGCATGCCCGGCCCGGACGAGGCCCTGAAAGGCCGTCCGGAACGCCCGTTCTCCGTCCCGGCAAGCCACACCGTCCTCGGCAACCCCTTGGACGGGCCGTACCCCGCCCACCTCGAGGTCGCCGACTTCGGCCTCGGCTGTTTCTGGGGTGCCGAACGCAAGTTCTGGCAGACCCCGGGGGTGTGGACCACCGCGGTCGGCTACCAGGGCGGCACCACCCCGAACCCGACCTACGAAGAGGTCTGCAGCGGCCGGACCGGCCACACCGAGGTCGTCCGCGTCGTCTTCGACCCCGCACAGGTCTCGTACGAAACCCTGCTCAAGGTCTTCTGGGAGGCCCACGACCCCACCCAGGGCTACCGCCAGGGCAACGACGTCGGCACCCAGTACCGCTCCGCCGTCTACACCCACTCCCCCGCCCAGGAAACCACCGCGAAGGCCTCCCGGGACGCCTACCAACACGTCCTCACCAAGGCCCTCCACAACGCCATCACCACCGAAATCCTCCCCGCCCCCACCTTCCACTTCGCCGAGCCCTACCACCAGCAATACCTGGACAAAAACCCCAACGGCTACTGCGGGATCGGCGGCACGGGCGTCAACCTAAGTGACCCTGGTCCCGACGCGTGGGGCTCCTGCCCGGTCGGGCTCACCCCGACCGACGGGTGA